Proteins encoded in a region of the Pseudomonas sp. PDNC002 genome:
- the tssA gene encoding type VI secretion system protein TssA — MNHSRKLASHYLELVDAPISSGSYAGEDVRYSPEYESLEAELAKASSLHGNGLVDWQKVMDVSESILRGQSKDLRIAAWMTWALHQRESFVGLQAGMSLILQLCQAHWDELHPRKDRTRAAAINWLVPRLEPLFDESLAIKDQLPLFRQLADNLRGLDECLNTRLGTDAPLLLPLCRRLDEMIQRSAQGQPEPGSVGAVVAQVKQAATNLLAPASPIDNEKDAHKALRAQQDSARPLCSWWLRQKATDLRALRLSRTLLWLPIDSLPERNTEQATALRSLPPDKLRSYTERFEQGQFADLLVDLENSLARAPFWFDGQRLAWECLQALDAEAAMREVEIQFALFLQRLPGVIDLKFFDGLPFADPATRSWISAHVMPHLQPPSAPREVVVTHESPAWDLALQEALPLLRKDGLKRAVQVLKQGLLGAQGGRERFFWQLSMARLCVQAKKHELARTQLESLDEQLQESGLHRWEPDLALEVLHMLHTCCELLPQNHSVRERKDEVYRRLCHLDLEVVLD; from the coding sequence ATGAACCATTCCAGAAAACTCGCATCGCATTATCTCGAGCTGGTTGACGCCCCCATCTCTTCGGGGAGTTATGCAGGCGAGGATGTGCGTTATTCCCCGGAATACGAGAGCCTGGAAGCAGAATTGGCCAAGGCTTCGTCCCTGCACGGCAACGGGCTGGTGGATTGGCAAAAGGTCATGGACGTCAGCGAATCCATACTCCGCGGCCAGTCCAAGGATCTACGCATCGCGGCCTGGATGACATGGGCTCTGCACCAACGCGAATCCTTTGTCGGCCTCCAGGCGGGCATGAGCCTGATCCTCCAGCTCTGCCAGGCACACTGGGACGAGTTGCATCCTCGCAAGGATCGCACTCGGGCAGCAGCCATCAACTGGCTGGTCCCCCGCCTCGAACCATTGTTCGACGAAAGCCTGGCAATCAAGGACCAACTTCCTCTGTTCCGTCAGTTGGCGGACAACCTGCGCGGCCTCGATGAGTGTCTGAATACGCGCCTGGGCACCGACGCCCCCTTGCTGCTTCCGCTATGCAGGCGCCTGGACGAGATGATTCAACGGTCCGCCCAGGGCCAGCCTGAGCCTGGCTCGGTCGGTGCGGTGGTCGCGCAAGTGAAGCAGGCGGCGACCAATCTGTTGGCTCCGGCCAGCCCGATCGACAATGAGAAGGATGCCCACAAGGCATTGCGCGCCCAGCAGGACAGCGCACGCCCCCTTTGTTCCTGGTGGTTGCGCCAGAAAGCCACGGACCTGCGCGCTCTTCGCCTGAGCCGTACCCTGCTCTGGCTGCCCATCGACAGTCTGCCTGAGCGCAACACCGAGCAGGCGACCGCCCTTCGCAGCCTTCCTCCCGACAAGCTGCGCTCCTACACCGAACGCTTCGAGCAAGGTCAGTTTGCCGATCTGCTCGTGGATTTGGAGAACAGCCTGGCACGAGCGCCGTTCTGGTTCGACGGGCAGCGACTGGCCTGGGAGTGCCTCCAGGCACTCGATGCGGAAGCCGCCATGCGCGAGGTGGAGATTCAGTTTGCGTTGTTCCTGCAGCGACTGCCCGGCGTCATCGACCTGAAGTTCTTCGATGGACTTCCATTCGCCGATCCCGCCACCCGCAGCTGGATCAGCGCCCACGTGATGCCCCATCTGCAGCCCCCCTCGGCGCCCCGCGAGGTCGTTGTCACCCACGAGTCCCCTGCCTGGGATCTGGCGCTCCAGGAAGCACTGCCATTGCTTCGCAAGGACGGCCTCAAGCGAGCCGTCCAGGTACTCAAGCAGGGACTGCTGGGCGCCCAGGGAGGCCGCGAGCGGTTCTTCTGGCAATTGAGCATGGCCCGCCTGTGCGTACAGGCGAAGAAACATGAGCTGGCACGTACCCAGCTTGAATCCCTCGACGAACAGTTGCAGGAATCCGGACTGCATCGCTGGGAACCTGATCTTGCCCTGGAAGTGCTGCACATGCTGCACACCTGCTGCGAATTGCTGCCGCAGAACCACAGCGTGCGCGAACGCAAGGACGAGGTCTATCGCAGGCTGTGCCACCTCGATCTCGAAGTGGTGCTCGACTAG
- a CDS encoding Hcp family type VI secretion system effector: MPTPAYLSLEGTKQGLITAGTFTEDSVGNIFQEGHEDQVLVQAFNHQVIIPRDPQSGQPTGQRVHKPLMITKVFDKSSPLIFNALTSGERLNKCRLEWYRTSSTGTQEHYFTIELEDAVIVDVQSRMPNCQDPNMAHFTHLEDVYFTYRKIVWTHEVSGTSGSDDWRTPISA, from the coding sequence ATGCCAACACCCGCGTACCTGTCCCTCGAAGGCACCAAGCAAGGCCTGATCACCGCTGGCACCTTCACCGAGGACTCGGTCGGCAACATCTTCCAGGAAGGTCATGAAGACCAGGTCCTGGTTCAGGCATTCAATCACCAGGTCATCATCCCGCGTGACCCGCAGTCCGGCCAGCCGACCGGCCAGCGCGTCCACAAGCCGCTGATGATCACCAAGGTCTTCGACAAGTCCTCGCCGCTGATCTTCAACGCCCTGACTTCCGGCGAGCGCCTGAACAAGTGCCGCCTGGAGTGGTACCGCACCTCGTCCACCGGTACCCAGGAGCACTACTTCACCATCGAACTGGAAGACGCCGTGATCGTCGACGTGCAGTCGCGCATGCCGAACTGCCAGGACCCGAACATGGCGCACTTCACCCACCTGGAAGACGTCTACTTCACCTACCGCAAGATTGTCTGGACCCACGAAGTCTCCGGTACTTCCGGTTCCGACGACTGGCGCACCCCGATCTCCGCGTAA
- a CDS encoding exodeoxyribonuclease VII small subunit — translation MARKKASLDFEQSLAELQTLVERLESGELSLEDSLGAFEQGIRLTRDCQAALTQAEQKVQILLERDGELSEAPFDPEGDDA, via the coding sequence ATGGCCCGCAAGAAAGCTTCCCTCGACTTCGAACAGTCCCTCGCCGAGCTGCAAACGCTGGTGGAGCGCCTGGAAAGCGGCGAGCTGTCGCTGGAGGACTCGCTGGGTGCCTTCGAGCAGGGCATCCGTCTGACCCGCGATTGCCAGGCGGCGCTGACCCAGGCGGAGCAGAAGGTGCAGATCCTGCTGGAACGCGATGGCGAACTGAGCGAAGCGCCCTTCGATCCGGAAGGCGACGACGCATGA
- a CDS encoding 4-hydroxyproline epimerase — protein MKRIQVLDSHTGGEPTRLVLDGFPDLGKGSMAERRALLAEKHDSWRAATVLEPRGSDVLVGALLCEPVDPSACAGVIFFNNTGYLGMCGHGTIGLVVSLAHLGRIGPGTHKIETPVGTVEATLHEDRSVSVRNVPSYRYRKQVPVQVPGHGLVHGDIAWGGNWFFLIADHGLRVAGDNLDELTAYTVAVQKALEDQGIRGEDGGLIDHIELFADDPEADSRNYVLCPGKAYDRSPCGTGTSAKLACLAADGKLAAGDAWRQASVIGSQFEGRFEWVGEPAEGRIIPTIRGRANISAEATLLLEEDDPFAWGIRS, from the coding sequence ATGAAACGCATCCAGGTTCTCGATTCCCACACCGGCGGCGAACCCACGCGCCTGGTGCTCGACGGCTTTCCCGATCTGGGCAAGGGCAGCATGGCCGAACGCCGCGCGCTGCTGGCCGAGAAACATGACAGCTGGCGCGCCGCTACCGTACTGGAACCGCGCGGCAGCGACGTACTGGTCGGCGCCCTGCTCTGCGAGCCGGTGGACCCGAGCGCCTGCGCCGGGGTGATCTTCTTCAACAACACCGGTTACCTGGGCATGTGCGGCCACGGCACCATCGGCCTGGTGGTCTCATTGGCGCACCTCGGCCGCATCGGCCCCGGCACGCACAAGATCGAGACGCCGGTGGGCACCGTCGAAGCAACCCTGCACGAAGACCGCTCGGTGAGCGTGCGCAACGTCCCCTCCTATCGCTACCGCAAGCAGGTGCCGGTGCAAGTGCCCGGCCACGGGCTGGTGCACGGCGATATCGCCTGGGGCGGCAACTGGTTCTTCCTGATTGCCGATCACGGCCTGCGCGTGGCCGGCGACAACCTGGACGAGCTGACCGCCTACACCGTCGCCGTGCAGAAGGCGCTGGAAGACCAGGGCATCCGCGGTGAAGACGGCGGGCTGATCGACCACATCGAGCTGTTCGCCGACGATCCCGAAGCGGACAGCCGCAACTACGTGCTCTGCCCCGGCAAGGCCTACGACCGCTCGCCCTGCGGCACCGGCACGAGCGCCAAGCTGGCGTGCCTGGCCGCTGATGGCAAACTCGCCGCCGGCGATGCCTGGCGCCAGGCCAGCGTGATCGGCAGCCAGTTCGAAGGCCGCTTCGAGTGGGTCGGCGAGCCCGCCGAGGGGCGTATCATCCCTACCATCCGCGGCCGCGCCAACATCAGCGCCGAGGCCACCCTGCTGCTGGAAGAGGACGACCCGTTCGCCTGGGGCATCCGTTCGTGA
- a CDS encoding transporter substrate-binding domain-containing protein — MKFTRIALALTAVFLAGQAQADKLDDIIESGKLRCAVTLDFPPMGSRDAQNNPVGFDVDYCNDLAKVLGVTAEVVETPFPDRIPALVSGRADVIVASTSDTLERAKTVAMTIPYFAFQMVVLTREDTGITKYEDIKDRPVGNTSGTYEAIALEKDVKKWGGKGSFRAYQSQNDTILAVAQGHIDATVVTNTVAASTLKSGKYKGLKVVGNAPYVIDYVSLAAARNEYGLIHYLNLFVNQQVRTGRYAELYEKWVGGTPVDLTVPHVYY; from the coding sequence ATGAAATTCACCCGAATTGCTCTAGCCCTCACCGCTGTGTTTCTCGCCGGCCAGGCCCAGGCCGACAAGCTCGACGACATCATCGAATCCGGCAAGCTGCGCTGCGCCGTGACCCTGGACTTCCCGCCCATGGGCTCGCGCGATGCGCAGAACAACCCGGTCGGCTTCGACGTGGACTACTGCAACGACCTGGCGAAAGTCCTCGGTGTTACCGCCGAAGTCGTCGAGACGCCCTTCCCGGATCGTATTCCCGCGCTGGTTTCCGGCCGCGCCGACGTGATCGTCGCCTCCACCTCCGACACCCTGGAGCGCGCCAAGACGGTCGCCATGACCATTCCCTACTTTGCCTTCCAGATGGTGGTGCTGACCCGCGAAGACACCGGCATCACCAAGTACGAGGACATCAAGGACCGCCCGGTGGGCAACACCAGCGGCACCTATGAAGCCATCGCGCTGGAGAAGGACGTGAAGAAATGGGGCGGCAAGGGTTCCTTCCGCGCCTACCAGAGCCAGAACGACACCATCCTCGCCGTCGCCCAGGGCCACATCGACGCCACCGTGGTGACCAACACCGTCGCCGCCTCCACTCTTAAATCCGGCAAGTACAAGGGTCTGAAGGTCGTCGGCAACGCGCCCTACGTGATCGACTACGTATCGCTGGCCGCCGCGCGCAATGAGTACGGCCTGATCCACTACCTCAACCTCTTCGTCAACCAGCAGGTCCGCACCGGCCGCTACGCCGAGCTGTACGAGAAGTGGGTCGGCGGCACCCCGGTCGACCTCACCGTTCCCCACGTGTACTACTGA
- the tssB gene encoding type VI secretion system contractile sheath small subunit — MAKDGSVAPKERINITFKPATGNAQEEIELPLKLLVLGDFTQRADDRKVEDRKPIGIDKNNFDEVLAKQELSLTLNVPNRLQENAPDEDLGVSLRVNSMKDFNPASLVDQVPELKKLMELRDALVALKGPLGNAPAFRKAIESVLADDDSRDRVLAELGLAAQQDA, encoded by the coding sequence ATGGCCAAAGATGGCTCGGTAGCCCCCAAGGAACGCATCAACATCACCTTCAAACCCGCCACCGGCAATGCCCAGGAAGAAATCGAGCTGCCACTGAAGCTGCTGGTTCTGGGGGATTTCACCCAGCGCGCGGACGACCGCAAGGTCGAAGATCGCAAACCGATCGGCATCGACAAGAACAACTTCGACGAGGTACTGGCCAAGCAGGAGCTCAGCTTGACCCTCAACGTCCCCAACCGACTGCAGGAGAACGCACCGGACGAGGACCTGGGCGTATCGCTACGGGTCAACTCCATGAAGGACTTCAACCCGGCGAGCCTCGTGGATCAGGTTCCGGAATTGAAGAAGCTGATGGAACTGCGCGACGCCCTGGTAGCCCTCAAGGGGCCACTGGGCAATGCGCCGGCCTTCCGAAAGGCCATTGAAAGCGTACTGGCCGATGATGACTCGCGCGATCGCGTGTTAGCCGAGCTCGGCCTCGCCGCCCAGCAGGACGCCTGA
- a CDS encoding FAD/NAD(P)-binding oxidoreductase, giving the protein MSESVDIVIIGAGPAGMSAALAAAPSGASIVILDDNPLPGGQIWRDGPNAHLPRAALELREKVTACANIRIHSATRVVALAGERGLLLEDFERGWRLDYRKLILCTGARELLLPFPGWTLPGVTGAGGLQALVKGGVPVDGQRVVIAGSGPLLLASAATARANGAKILRIAEQASWSALASFALKLPRWPNKLLQSFGLYDPAYRADSHVVAALGTDHLEGVRISQGGKLKEIECDRLACGFGLIPNVQLGQALGCAVDDGAIRVDAWQASSRDGIYAAGECTGFGGSEKALVEGRIAGHAAVGEHDRARELWSQRQRWQGFADALKKDFALDPRLNQLAQADTLVCRCEDVPYSALAGKPDWTAAKLASRCGMGACQGRVCGAAAKQLFGWQPPAPRPPFSPTRVETLLQLADD; this is encoded by the coding sequence ATGAGCGAGTCCGTCGATATCGTCATCATCGGCGCCGGGCCGGCGGGAATGTCTGCCGCCCTCGCCGCCGCGCCGAGCGGCGCCAGCATCGTCATCCTCGACGACAACCCGCTGCCCGGCGGGCAGATCTGGCGCGACGGGCCCAATGCGCACCTGCCGCGCGCCGCTCTGGAGCTGCGCGAAAAGGTTACCGCCTGCGCCAACATCAGGATTCACAGCGCCACCCGCGTGGTGGCTTTGGCCGGCGAACGCGGCCTGCTGCTGGAAGACTTCGAACGTGGCTGGCGGCTGGATTACCGCAAGCTGATCCTCTGCACCGGTGCCCGCGAACTGCTGCTGCCCTTCCCCGGCTGGACGCTGCCCGGCGTCACCGGTGCAGGCGGACTGCAGGCTCTGGTGAAAGGCGGCGTGCCGGTAGACGGCCAGCGCGTAGTGATCGCCGGCAGCGGCCCGCTGCTGCTCGCCAGCGCCGCGACCGCCCGCGCCAACGGCGCGAAGATCCTGCGCATCGCCGAACAGGCATCGTGGTCTGCGTTGGCCAGCTTTGCGCTGAAGCTGCCGCGCTGGCCGAACAAGCTGTTGCAGTCCTTCGGCCTGTACGACCCGGCCTACCGTGCCGACAGCCATGTCGTCGCCGCGCTGGGGACAGATCACCTGGAAGGCGTGCGAATCAGCCAGGGCGGCAAGCTGAAGGAAATCGAATGCGACCGGCTGGCCTGCGGCTTCGGCCTGATCCCCAACGTGCAGCTTGGCCAGGCGCTGGGCTGTGCGGTGGACGACGGTGCAATCCGCGTCGACGCCTGGCAGGCAAGCAGCCGCGATGGCATCTACGCCGCGGGCGAATGCACCGGCTTCGGCGGTTCGGAGAAAGCGCTGGTGGAGGGTCGCATCGCCGGCCACGCCGCCGTGGGTGAACACGACCGCGCCCGTGAACTCTGGTCGCAGCGCCAACGCTGGCAGGGCTTCGCCGACGCACTGAAAAAGGACTTTGCCCTCGACCCGCGCCTGAACCAGCTCGCCCAAGCGGACACTCTCGTCTGCCGCTGCGAAGACGTGCCGTACTCCGCGCTCGCCGGCAAACCGGACTGGACCGCCGCCAAGCTCGCCAGCCGTTGCGGCATGGGCGCCTGCCAGGGTCGCGTGTGCGGCGCGGCGGCCAAGCAATTGTTCGGCTGGCAACCGCCGGCGCCGCGTCCGCCGTTCAGCCCGACGCGGGTGGAAACCCTTCTTCAGCTGGCCGACGACTGA
- a CDS encoding FAD-dependent oxidoreductase, with the protein MSDADIIVIGAGIVGAACAHALARRGLDVLVLDARLPGATAVGMGHLLVLDDNAAELALSNYSLQRWREWGHDMPAECAYRSNGTMWLAANDEEMAEAERKFAVLREHGVTARLLNSAELQQEEPELRSDLHGGLEITGDGILYAPRAAAWLLESALIPIRQRQAKVVEIDEPRVRLDDGQWLSAKAIVLANGIQATQLCADLPIEPKKGHLLITDRYPGKVRRTLVELGYVTSAHNASGPSVACNIQPRPTGQLFIGASRQFGTTDPQVEGWMLAKMLRRAVDYMPGLANLNVIRSWAGFRAASPDGMPLVGEHPQRPGLWLAVGHEGLGVTTAPGTADLLAAQLCGEQLPLPAEPYSPRRFLGATAHA; encoded by the coding sequence GTGAGCGATGCGGACATCATCGTCATCGGCGCCGGTATCGTCGGCGCCGCCTGCGCCCACGCCCTGGCCCGCCGCGGGCTGGATGTACTGGTGCTGGATGCGCGCCTGCCCGGCGCCACCGCCGTCGGCATGGGCCACCTGCTGGTGCTCGACGACAACGCCGCCGAACTGGCGCTGAGCAACTACTCGCTGCAACGCTGGCGCGAGTGGGGCCACGACATGCCCGCCGAATGCGCCTACCGCAGCAACGGCACGATGTGGCTGGCGGCCAATGACGAAGAGATGGCCGAAGCCGAACGCAAGTTCGCCGTCCTGCGCGAACACGGCGTCACCGCAAGACTGCTGAACAGCGCGGAGCTGCAGCAGGAGGAACCCGAGCTGCGCAGCGACCTGCACGGCGGGCTGGAGATCACCGGTGACGGCATTCTCTACGCCCCGCGCGCCGCCGCGTGGCTGCTGGAATCGGCGCTGATCCCGATCCGCCAGCGCCAGGCAAAAGTGGTGGAAATCGACGAACCCCGCGTGCGCCTGGACGACGGCCAGTGGCTGAGCGCCAAGGCCATCGTCCTGGCCAATGGCATCCAGGCCACGCAGCTCTGCGCCGACCTGCCCATCGAACCGAAGAAAGGTCATCTGCTGATCACCGACCGCTACCCCGGCAAGGTGCGTCGCACGCTGGTGGAGCTGGGCTACGTGACCAGCGCGCATAACGCCAGCGGGCCTTCGGTGGCCTGCAACATCCAGCCGCGCCCGACCGGCCAGTTGTTCATTGGCGCCTCGCGGCAGTTCGGCACCACCGACCCACAGGTGGAAGGCTGGATGCTGGCGAAGATGCTGCGCCGCGCCGTCGACTACATGCCCGGCCTGGCCAACCTCAACGTGATCCGCAGTTGGGCCGGCTTCCGCGCCGCCAGCCCGGACGGCATGCCGCTGGTGGGCGAACATCCGCAGCGCCCCGGCCTGTGGCTCGCTGTCGGCCACGAAGGCCTGGGCGTAACCACCGCGCCGGGCACCGCCGACCTGCTCGCCGCGCAGCTGTGCGGCGAGCAGCTGCCGCTGCCGGCCGAACCCTATTCCCCGCGCCGTTTCCTCGGAGCCACCGCCCATGCCTGA
- a CDS encoding (2Fe-2S)-binding protein, producing the protein MPDLTLDGRPLRVVAGTTVAAALALGGDGTTRTSVSGQRRAPLCGMGICQECRVTIDGQRRLACQTLCRDGMQVETRP; encoded by the coding sequence ATGCCTGACCTGACTCTTGACGGCCGCCCGCTGCGTGTCGTCGCCGGCACCACGGTGGCCGCCGCGCTTGCCCTGGGCGGCGACGGCACCACGCGCACCTCGGTCAGCGGCCAACGCCGTGCGCCGCTGTGCGGCATGGGCATCTGCCAGGAGTGCCGGGTGACCATCGACGGTCAACGCCGCCTGGCCTGCCAGACACTGTGCCGCGACGGCATGCAGGTGGAGACGCGCCCATGA
- the ispA gene encoding (2E,6E)-farnesyl diphosphate synthase, translating to MIAGYQTRCQARVDAALEKLFVAPREELTRIYGAMRYSVVNGGKRVRPLLAYAACEALGGEAERADGAACAVELIHAYSLVHDDLPAMDDDDLRRGQPTTHIAYDEACAILAGDGLQTLAFEVIGNAQLNPQDAQTRLDMLMILTRAAGSAGMVGGQAIDLESVGRKIDQAALETMHRHKTGALIEASVQLGALASGRANANALEALRRYAEAVGLAFQVQDDILDVESDTATLGKTQGKDQAHDKPTYPALLGLDEAKAYALALRDQALAALEGFGDSAEPLRALARYIVERRN from the coding sequence ATGATCGCCGGGTACCAGACGCGCTGCCAGGCGCGTGTCGATGCTGCGCTGGAAAAGCTGTTCGTCGCTCCCCGTGAAGAACTGACCCGCATCTACGGCGCCATGCGCTACAGCGTGGTCAACGGCGGCAAGCGCGTGCGTCCGCTACTGGCCTACGCGGCCTGCGAAGCATTGGGTGGCGAGGCGGAACGTGCCGATGGCGCAGCCTGCGCGGTGGAGCTGATCCACGCCTATTCCCTGGTGCACGACGACCTGCCGGCGATGGACGACGACGACCTGCGTCGCGGCCAGCCGACCACCCACATTGCCTACGACGAAGCCTGCGCGATTCTCGCCGGTGACGGTCTGCAAACACTGGCATTCGAGGTGATCGGTAACGCCCAGCTCAATCCGCAGGATGCGCAGACCCGCCTGGACATGCTGATGATCCTCACCCGCGCCGCCGGTTCTGCCGGGATGGTTGGCGGGCAGGCGATCGACCTGGAGTCCGTGGGTCGCAAGATCGACCAGGCGGCGCTGGAAACCATGCACCGGCACAAGACCGGCGCGCTGATCGAAGCCAGCGTGCAGCTCGGCGCCCTGGCCAGCGGCCGCGCCAACGCCAATGCGCTGGAAGCCCTGCGCCGCTACGCCGAGGCCGTGGGCCTGGCGTTCCAGGTGCAGGACGACATCCTCGACGTGGAAAGCGACACCGCCACCCTCGGCAAGACCCAGGGCAAGGACCAGGCCCACGACAAGCCGACCTACCCCGCGCTGCTCGGCCTCGACGAAGCCAAGGCCTACGCCCTCGCCCTGCGCGACCAGGCGCTCGCGGCGCTGGAAGGCTTTGGCGATAGCGCCGAACCGCTGCGCGCCCTGGCCCGCTACATCGTCGAACGCCGCAACTGA
- a CDS encoding AraC family transcriptional regulator: MFRQPTRLPMHDLIPQGARDLDSLLQTLAQISPLLDAMPGVVFFIKDTAARYVLVNQTLARRCGVKDARELLGRTAEDVFPSRFGPIYTEQDRRVLETGGQLSDQLELHLYPGRLPGWCLTHKLALRDAQGVVIGMAGISSDLQAAQSTHPAYQRLAAVDAYIREHFDKPINLAELTELAGLSVAQLERHCKRIFQLTPRQMIHKARLGAATRLLGEDLPITEIALRCGYTDHSAFSRQFRALTGLSPTQYRESQIAPN, translated from the coding sequence ATGTTCCGACAGCCGACTCGCCTCCCGATGCACGACCTGATCCCCCAGGGCGCCCGCGACCTGGACAGCCTGCTGCAGACCCTTGCGCAGATTTCCCCGCTGCTCGATGCCATGCCCGGCGTGGTGTTCTTCATCAAGGACACCGCGGCACGCTACGTGCTGGTCAACCAGACCCTGGCGCGGCGCTGCGGTGTGAAGGATGCCCGCGAGTTGCTCGGGCGCACCGCCGAGGATGTCTTTCCCTCGCGCTTCGGACCGATCTATACCGAGCAGGATCGCCGCGTGCTGGAAACCGGCGGCCAGCTCAGCGACCAGTTGGAGCTGCACCTTTATCCCGGCCGGCTGCCGGGCTGGTGCCTGACCCACAAGCTGGCGCTGCGCGATGCACAAGGCGTCGTGATCGGCATGGCGGGAATCTCCAGCGACCTGCAGGCGGCGCAATCCACGCATCCCGCGTACCAGCGCCTCGCCGCCGTCGATGCCTACATCCGCGAGCACTTCGACAAGCCAATCAACCTTGCCGAGCTGACCGAGCTGGCCGGCCTCTCCGTCGCCCAGCTGGAGCGCCACTGCAAGCGCATCTTCCAGCTCACGCCACGGCAGATGATCCACAAGGCGCGTCTGGGTGCGGCCACCCGCCTGCTCGGCGAGGACCTGCCGATCACCGAGATCGCCCTGCGCTGCGGTTACACCGACCACAGTGCCTTCAGCCGGCAGTTCCGCGCACTGACCGGGCTGTCGCCGACGCAGTATCGTGAGTCGCAGATCGCTCCCAACTGA
- a CDS encoding GntR family transcriptional regulator, with translation MPLRNAPNLGIVPSASETIAKHLREAIISGQMAEHEPIRQDDIAQIFNVSKIPVREALKRLEAEGLVEFQRNKGALVTKISEPELAQMFEVRVVLEAQAIRLAVPNMTAETFERAERICAEFVGEDDVGRWAELNWELHACLYEPAQRPYLVGLIRSIHDKLERYLRMQMSLSSGKERADHEHHDILDACRAGDGELAARLLEEHINGVCRTLYEHLPNRPTPS, from the coding sequence GTGCCGCTACGCAACGCCCCCAACCTGGGTATCGTCCCCTCCGCCTCGGAGACCATCGCCAAGCACCTGCGCGAGGCGATCATTTCCGGCCAGATGGCAGAGCACGAGCCGATCCGCCAGGACGATATCGCGCAGATCTTCAACGTCAGCAAGATTCCCGTGCGCGAGGCGCTCAAGCGCCTGGAGGCCGAGGGGCTGGTGGAGTTCCAGCGCAACAAGGGCGCGCTGGTGACGAAGATTTCCGAGCCGGAACTGGCACAGATGTTCGAGGTACGGGTCGTCCTCGAAGCCCAGGCGATCCGTCTCGCGGTGCCGAACATGACCGCCGAGACCTTCGAGCGCGCCGAGCGCATCTGTGCCGAGTTCGTCGGCGAGGACGATGTCGGCCGTTGGGCGGAGCTGAACTGGGAGCTGCACGCCTGCCTCTATGAACCGGCGCAGCGACCCTATCTGGTCGGCCTGATCCGCTCGATCCATGACAAGCTCGAACGCTACCTGCGCATGCAGATGAGCCTGTCCTCCGGCAAGGAGCGCGCGGACCACGAGCACCATGACATCCTCGATGCCTGCCGCGCCGGCGATGGCGAGCTGGCCGCACGCTTGCTGGAAGAACACATCAACGGCGTCTGCCGCACGCTCTACGAACACCTGCCGAACCGGCCCACACCTAGCTGA